A genomic window from Algoriphagus sp. Y33 includes:
- a CDS encoding TAT-variant-translocated molybdopterin oxidoreductase, giving the protein MKENKKTYWKGLEQLNNDPEFVKNAGREFPELPSTLNEEGSASRRDFLKVMGFSLAAASLAACEAPVRKMIPYVNKPVDINPSIPNYYASSYFSGGEYASVVVKTREGRPIKVDGNTLSPVTKGGTSAIVEASVLSLYDKERLSGPYVAGQKSDWATLDKEVASKLKSAGTVKLVTNTILSPSTEKAIQALSDSLGGVDIVTYDTSSAYGITKANETYYGKSVLPTYKFDQAQTIVSFGADFLGTWIAPIEFSKQYVVGRKVTKEKPEMSRHYQFESNLSLTGANADYRTPIKASQSGLAVLGLYNLLAKKAGAASVSAPAVEVANLSKAAEDLWAKRGKSLVISGSNDPNIQIVINAINELLGNTGTTIDLVKTSNYKKGDDRAMNQFIADLAGGKVGGVIFYNCNPVYDHPQGEALGQNIAKAKVSVATGLTMDETASLVQYAAPDHHYLESWNDFNPQVGEYSLSQPAISPLFDTRQAQESFLKWSGSSSNYYDFLQSNWQEFFAGQTESGDFQEFWDKTLYNGFYSTPVNADAQLTATGDISAAATAVSKSYSASGEGAELVIYQKIGLGDGTYANNPWLQEMSDPITKATWDNYLTVSQKWASENGVSMNEENTSKASISVNGKSLIVPILIQPGQADGTFGLAVGYGRTKAGRVGNGVGVNAYSLLDITKGFVNADITSGVEVQTTGDSYKIARTQTHQTFMGRENVIQEATLADYKADASAGRYHPKIYKDGEFVKPSKISLWSGHQYSNHHWGLAIDMNSCIGCGACTVACQVENNVAVVGKQEVLNRREMAWIRIDRYYSSDAPADDLSGMEVAAQNPEVTFQPMMCQQCNNAPCETVCPVAATTHSSEGLNQMTYNRCIGTRYCANNCPYKVRRFNWFKYHDNKDFAGVNVAQNDDLGKMVLNPDVTVRARGVMEKCSMCVQRIQAGKLEAKREKRKVKDGDINVACAVACSTDALVFGDLNDANSKVSKMLKIEENTTSATKEVNEERAYHVLEEINVSPNIWYFTKIRNKDKNEA; this is encoded by the coding sequence ATGAAGGAAAATAAAAAAACGTACTGGAAAGGGCTTGAGCAGCTCAATAACGATCCAGAGTTTGTAAAGAACGCGGGCAGGGAATTTCCTGAGCTTCCTTCTACACTCAATGAAGAGGGTAGCGCTTCCAGAAGAGATTTTCTGAAAGTAATGGGATTCAGCTTGGCGGCAGCTTCGTTGGCGGCATGTGAGGCTCCTGTCAGAAAGATGATCCCCTACGTGAATAAACCGGTTGATATCAACCCGTCTATTCCCAATTATTACGCATCAAGTTATTTTTCCGGAGGAGAGTATGCTTCAGTGGTGGTGAAAACCCGCGAAGGCCGGCCAATTAAGGTCGATGGAAATACACTTTCTCCTGTTACCAAAGGGGGGACCAGTGCAATAGTAGAGGCTTCCGTCCTTTCCTTGTATGACAAAGAAAGGCTTTCCGGGCCATACGTGGCTGGTCAAAAATCTGATTGGGCTACACTGGACAAGGAAGTAGCGTCAAAATTAAAATCTGCGGGTACAGTTAAGCTAGTTACCAATACGATACTTTCTCCTTCTACAGAAAAAGCCATTCAGGCACTTTCCGATTCCTTGGGGGGCGTAGATATAGTGACTTACGATACTTCATCTGCTTATGGAATTACCAAAGCAAATGAAACTTACTATGGCAAATCGGTATTGCCAACGTACAAATTTGATCAGGCACAAACTATTGTCAGCTTTGGGGCTGATTTCTTGGGAACATGGATAGCTCCGATCGAATTCTCCAAACAGTATGTTGTGGGTAGAAAAGTGACGAAAGAAAAACCTGAAATGTCACGTCACTATCAGTTTGAGTCCAATTTGTCATTGACTGGAGCCAATGCGGATTACCGTACGCCTATCAAAGCTTCTCAAAGCGGATTGGCAGTTTTGGGACTCTATAATCTGCTGGCTAAAAAGGCCGGTGCAGCTTCAGTGTCTGCTCCTGCAGTAGAAGTTGCTAATCTTTCGAAAGCGGCTGAGGACCTTTGGGCTAAAAGAGGCAAATCACTTGTCATATCAGGATCCAATGATCCCAATATACAGATTGTGATCAATGCCATCAATGAATTATTGGGTAATACGGGGACTACTATTGATTTGGTAAAAACCAGTAACTACAAGAAAGGCGATGATCGGGCAATGAACCAATTCATTGCAGATTTGGCAGGAGGTAAAGTGGGAGGAGTGATATTCTACAACTGTAACCCTGTCTACGATCATCCTCAAGGTGAGGCTTTGGGACAAAATATTGCCAAGGCTAAAGTATCTGTAGCCACCGGCTTGACAATGGATGAAACGGCATCCTTGGTGCAATATGCGGCTCCGGATCATCATTACCTTGAATCATGGAATGATTTCAATCCTCAAGTAGGAGAATACAGCTTGTCTCAACCTGCTATTTCCCCACTTTTTGATACAAGACAGGCTCAGGAATCTTTCTTGAAATGGTCTGGCTCTTCTTCAAACTATTACGATTTCCTTCAGTCAAACTGGCAGGAATTTTTTGCCGGACAAACTGAAAGTGGAGATTTTCAGGAGTTTTGGGATAAGACTCTTTATAATGGGTTCTATTCTACTCCTGTAAATGCAGATGCACAGTTGACTGCAACAGGAGACATCAGTGCTGCAGCGACTGCAGTTAGCAAAAGTTATTCTGCTTCCGGTGAAGGAGCTGAGCTGGTTATTTATCAAAAGATCGGATTAGGAGACGGCACGTATGCCAACAACCCTTGGCTACAGGAAATGTCTGATCCTATCACCAAAGCTACTTGGGATAATTACCTTACCGTGTCACAAAAATGGGCTTCTGAAAACGGAGTCTCCATGAATGAGGAGAATACATCCAAAGCTTCAATCTCGGTAAACGGGAAATCTTTGATCGTGCCTATCCTAATACAGCCGGGACAAGCAGACGGGACATTTGGTCTGGCTGTAGGCTACGGTAGAACTAAAGCGGGCCGTGTAGGTAACGGTGTGGGCGTAAATGCATACAGCTTACTTGATATAACCAAGGGCTTTGTGAATGCAGACATTACTTCCGGCGTAGAAGTGCAGACTACCGGTGATTCGTATAAGATCGCCCGTACCCAGACTCACCAGACTTTCATGGGGCGTGAAAACGTCATCCAGGAAGCAACACTGGCGGACTATAAAGCAGATGCTTCTGCCGGACGATATCATCCCAAAATTTATAAAGACGGTGAATTTGTAAAACCTTCTAAAATATCTCTTTGGTCAGGGCACCAGTATTCCAATCATCACTGGGGACTTGCCATCGATATGAATTCATGCATCGGTTGTGGTGCCTGTACAGTAGCCTGTCAGGTAGAGAATAACGTAGCTGTAGTAGGTAAGCAGGAAGTGCTAAACAGAAGAGAAATGGCATGGATCAGAATAGATCGCTACTATTCTTCTGATGCCCCTGCAGATGACTTAAGTGGAATGGAAGTAGCTGCCCAGAACCCTGAGGTGACTTTCCAGCCGATGATGTGCCAGCAGTGTAACAATGCTCCTTGTGAGACAGTCTGCCCTGTAGCTGCTACTACCCACTCTTCTGAGGGACTTAACCAAATGACTTACAACAGATGTATTGGTACAAGATATTGTGCAAATAACTGTCCGTATAAAGTGCGTCGATTCAACTGGTTCAAATACCATGACAATAAAGACTTTGCAGGAGTAAACGTAGCTCAGAATGATGATTTGGGCAAAATGGTCTTGAATCCTGATGTGACTGTACGTGCTCGTGGGGTAATGGAAAAATGCTCTATGTGTGTGCAGAGAATACAAGCAGGTAAACTTGAAGCTAAGCGTGAAAAACGTAAAGTGAAGGATGGCGATATCAATGTGGCTTGTGCGGTAGCTTGTTCTACGGATGCATTGGTTTTTGGTGATTTGAACGATGCAAACAGCAAAGTTTCGAAAATGTTGAAAATCGAGGAGAACACTACTTCTGCCACTAAAGAAGTGAATGAAGAAAGAGCTTACCATGTACTGGAAGAGATCAATGTGAGTCCAAATATTTGGTATTTCACAAAAATCAGAAATAAAGACAAAAACGAAGCGTAA
- a CDS encoding c-type cytochrome yields the protein MLSKRSLVGVRLNFHTLAVLFFMLIGTQAFAADPAVQSSDEAVAAGKALFNTNCKTCHKLDQKMIGPALRGATDRQPADLVKSFIKNSQAVIASGNSYYSNLFKEYNNTVMISHEFLSDEDLDNLLSYIEFGDTVDPAAPGGGSGAEGGEASAGGGIPNEYLTVILGVLVVVLLLILVVLGLIISVLTKYLTKQDLDEDDKEFVNQKTNLGKVFKSDMFVVVVTALVVALVAKTALDGLYSVGIQQGYAPTQPIAYSHALHAGTLEIECQYCHTGVEIGRSANIPSANICMNCHTHVQNVQGKEGVSPEIQKIYNAIDNNQPIEWVRVHNLPDLAYFNHSQHVMVGEIECQTCHGPIQEMEVVGQHSALTMGWCIDCHRQTEITTEGNAYYDKLVQIHADSKDALKVKDIGGLECAKCHY from the coding sequence ATGTTATCCAAACGCTCGTTAGTAGGGGTTCGATTGAATTTCCACACACTGGCAGTGCTGTTTTTCATGCTGATCGGGACACAGGCTTTTGCCGCTGATCCGGCAGTACAAAGCAGCGACGAAGCAGTAGCAGCAGGCAAGGCTCTATTCAATACCAATTGTAAGACATGCCACAAATTAGATCAGAAGATGATTGGTCCAGCTTTGAGAGGAGCTACCGATAGACAACCTGCTGATCTTGTTAAGAGTTTTATCAAAAACTCTCAGGCTGTTATTGCATCCGGGAATTCGTATTACTCCAACCTCTTTAAGGAGTACAATAATACGGTGATGATCTCACATGAGTTCTTGTCAGACGAGGACCTAGATAACCTTCTTTCCTACATCGAGTTTGGTGATACCGTGGATCCGGCAGCTCCCGGCGGTGGCTCAGGAGCAGAAGGTGGTGAAGCTTCAGCAGGCGGAGGCATTCCCAATGAGTACCTTACAGTTATTTTGGGGGTTTTGGTAGTCGTTCTACTGTTGATTCTGGTAGTATTGGGATTGATTATCTCGGTTTTGACCAAATATCTTACCAAGCAGGATCTTGATGAGGACGACAAGGAATTTGTCAATCAGAAGACTAACCTAGGCAAGGTATTCAAAAGCGATATGTTTGTCGTTGTTGTGACGGCTCTGGTAGTCGCCCTGGTTGCCAAAACGGCACTTGACGGTCTTTATTCGGTAGGCATACAACAAGGCTATGCACCGACCCAGCCGATAGCTTATTCACACGCACTTCACGCCGGTACCTTAGAGATCGAATGTCAGTATTGTCATACGGGGGTAGAGATAGGAAGGTCCGCAAACATCCCTTCTGCTAACATTTGTATGAACTGTCACACACATGTACAGAATGTACAGGGTAAAGAAGGCGTCTCGCCTGAAATCCAGAAAATTTACAATGCAATAGATAACAATCAGCCTATTGAGTGGGTTAGAGTTCATAACCTTCCTGACTTGGCTTATTTCAATCATTCTCAGCATGTTATGGTAGGGGAGATTGAGTGTCAAACTTGTCATGGACCTATTCAGGAGATGGAAGTGGTAGGTCAGCATAGTGCGCTGACCATGGGCTGGTGTATTGATTGTCACAGACAGACAGAAATCACTACTGAAGGCAATGCCTATTATGATAAGTTGGTTCAGATTCACGCTGATTCCAAGGATGCTTTGAAAGTCAAAGACATCGGAGGTTTGGAGTGTGCTAAGTGCCACTATTAA
- a CDS encoding (2Fe-2S)-binding protein, with the protein MPQNITLNINGKTKTVSTNPEEPLLYILRDDFGLKGAKYGCGLQQCGACMVLVDSKAEPTCLRPCVSFENMEITTLEGLQQNGKLHAVQQAFIDVQAAQCGYCVNGMIISAVALLENTPNPSDQEIRKALNPVICRCGTHSRFIKAVKLASETSNA; encoded by the coding sequence ATGCCTCAAAATATCACATTAAATATAAATGGAAAGACTAAGACTGTTTCCACAAATCCAGAAGAGCCTCTTCTTTATATTCTAAGGGATGATTTTGGGTTGAAAGGTGCAAAATATGGCTGTGGGCTACAGCAATGTGGTGCATGCATGGTGCTGGTTGATTCGAAAGCGGAGCCTACATGCCTAAGACCATGCGTGAGTTTTGAAAATATGGAAATCACCACCCTTGAAGGATTGCAACAAAACGGTAAGCTACACGCCGTACAACAGGCTTTCATAGATGTGCAAGCGGCTCAATGTGGCTATTGTGTCAATGGCATGATCATATCCGCAGTGGCACTATTAGAAAATACCCCCAATCCTAGCGACCAAGAAATCCGTAAAGCACTGAATCCTGTAATCTGTCGCTGTGGCACTCATTCCAGATTTATCAAAGCTGTAAAGCTGGCTTCTGAAACCTCAAACGCCTAG
- a CDS encoding molybdopterin cofactor-binding domain-containing protein, with the protein MEDIQSLNSSRRSFLKTTGHLLVGFNLFPLTFCQTKGVPNEILPYAGVPLRPITDSKLIDSWIKLDAEGYLTVLSGKQELGQGIKTALIQIAAEELDIHPDRCHIINSDTGQTANEGFTAGSNSVEGSGNSIRQAAAEARQYLLKLAGQRWDVNPSSLQVENGNIKSPSGEEISYWKLLEGKFIEEKITGEVSPKNPKDYKYVGQPLKRDDIRKIVNGESHFVHDMQMHGMVHARVHHPPSYLSQLLSVDLSEVESMPGVLKVIRNGSFLAVVAEREYQVIKACEKLRSIAEWKTTSIEILADQLQDSMKSTSGKPEEVKASPGIADTISNAYIKHQAEYFRPYHMHASMGPSCALAIWENDGLTVWTATQGVYPLRSTLSDLFAIDKEKIRCIGIPGAGCYGHNGADDVSGEAALIAREIPGKHVRLQWMREDEHKWEPYGTAMAFQLSAGIDSEGKLLGWDSVVWSDSHSTRPNGQAASFISARQLDPPFEFKKGGFSAGSYRNGIPEYSIQAKQLHLYNFDGPLRTSSLRGLGAYANTFAMESFLDELINKSGNDPIAFRIHNLEDPRARAVLEELATKTNWKSKSKGANNGLGVAYARYKNATSYFAVMAEVEIDKAAKNYKLKKLTGVIDSGLTINPDGLKNQTEGGMIQSASWTMMEEVNYDEKGIISTDWVSYPIIRMMDVPEMEVHIINRPETKPMGAGEAAMGPVAAAIANAVFDATGSRVRNLPIKSEKIDWDSIS; encoded by the coding sequence ATGGAAGATATTCAGAGCCTCAATTCCAGTCGTCGTTCATTTCTCAAAACTACCGGGCATCTTCTAGTCGGATTTAATCTCTTTCCACTCACTTTTTGCCAAACTAAGGGAGTCCCGAATGAGATCTTGCCCTATGCAGGAGTCCCCCTCCGCCCAATTACCGATAGTAAGTTAATTGATTCATGGATTAAACTTGATGCTGAAGGATACTTGACTGTACTCTCGGGAAAGCAGGAACTTGGGCAGGGAATAAAAACCGCCTTGATACAAATCGCAGCGGAAGAGTTGGATATCCATCCGGATCGCTGTCACATTATTAATTCAGATACCGGTCAAACAGCAAATGAGGGGTTTACAGCCGGGAGTAATTCAGTAGAAGGAAGCGGAAACTCCATACGTCAGGCAGCTGCGGAAGCCAGACAATATTTATTAAAGCTGGCGGGACAAAGATGGGATGTAAACCCTAGCTCACTTCAAGTGGAAAATGGAAACATCAAGTCCCCTTCCGGAGAAGAAATAAGCTACTGGAAACTATTGGAAGGAAAATTCATTGAAGAGAAAATCACAGGAGAAGTTAGTCCTAAAAACCCAAAAGATTACAAGTACGTGGGGCAACCCTTGAAGCGGGATGATATACGAAAAATTGTTAATGGCGAATCCCACTTTGTGCACGACATGCAAATGCACGGAATGGTGCATGCCCGGGTTCATCACCCGCCTTCTTACCTGAGTCAGTTACTGTCTGTAGATTTGTCTGAAGTAGAATCCATGCCGGGTGTTTTGAAAGTAATTAGAAATGGGAGTTTTTTAGCAGTAGTCGCTGAGCGGGAATATCAAGTCATAAAAGCATGCGAGAAATTAAGATCAATAGCTGAATGGAAGACTACTTCAATAGAAATTCTTGCTGATCAACTTCAAGATTCAATGAAAAGTACTTCTGGTAAACCCGAGGAAGTAAAAGCCTCTCCGGGAATAGCAGACACCATTTCAAATGCATACATAAAGCATCAGGCAGAATATTTCCGCCCATATCACATGCATGCCTCCATGGGGCCTTCCTGTGCGTTGGCGATTTGGGAAAATGATGGGCTGACAGTTTGGACTGCCACGCAGGGCGTTTACCCTTTGCGCAGCACCTTATCCGATCTTTTCGCTATAGACAAGGAAAAAATCCGCTGCATAGGCATCCCTGGGGCTGGCTGCTATGGACATAATGGTGCTGATGACGTGTCCGGAGAGGCAGCTTTGATTGCCAGAGAAATACCCGGAAAACATGTTCGACTGCAGTGGATGAGAGAAGACGAGCACAAATGGGAGCCATACGGCACTGCGATGGCATTTCAGCTTTCTGCGGGTATTGATTCTGAGGGAAAGCTACTGGGTTGGGATAGCGTTGTATGGTCAGACTCTCACAGCACCCGTCCTAATGGCCAGGCAGCGAGTTTCATATCCGCAAGACAGCTGGACCCTCCTTTCGAATTTAAAAAAGGAGGATTTTCCGCCGGTTCCTATAGAAATGGAATCCCGGAATATAGCATACAAGCCAAGCAACTCCATCTCTACAATTTTGACGGACCACTCCGAACCTCTTCACTTAGAGGACTGGGAGCATATGCAAATACTTTTGCAATGGAATCATTCCTGGATGAACTGATCAATAAATCCGGGAATGATCCAATTGCTTTTCGTATACATAACCTAGAAGATCCACGGGCTAGAGCTGTTTTGGAAGAACTCGCTACAAAGACCAATTGGAAATCAAAAAGCAAAGGTGCAAATAACGGACTGGGGGTTGCCTATGCGAGATACAAGAATGCCACATCTTATTTTGCAGTAATGGCTGAAGTTGAAATCGATAAAGCAGCAAAGAACTATAAACTCAAAAAACTCACAGGGGTGATTGACTCTGGATTGACAATCAATCCGGACGGGCTGAAAAATCAGACCGAAGGAGGCATGATCCAATCCGCCAGCTGGACGATGATGGAAGAAGTCAATTATGACGAAAAAGGAATAATCAGTACGGATTGGGTATCCTACCCGATTATTCGAATGATGGATGTGCCGGAAATGGAAGTTCACATTATTAATAGACCGGAGACAAAACCTATGGGTGCCGGTGAAGCTGCTATGGGACCGGTTGCCGCAGCTATCGCCAATGCGGTATTTGATGCCACGGGAAGTCGGGTCAGGAATCTGCCAATCAAGTCGGAAAAGATAGATTGGGACTCAATAAGCTAA
- a CDS encoding outer membrane beta-barrel protein: MKNALLLCFILLAGFSVTAQSALEVKGYFGVSGVRADPKVDLDGASSVTIRNFKEVGVLLSQGIGEKLSLTGGVDYSFADVKYNPNFPPCINCLYGYSHNPNFQMLSIPIYAEYALGKVFYAAAGPIIDFQLSEDNNITDQSGIGYLAGLGAKWNTGKFSFSIFPNYKRHSVIPFEKTGNYKHILQELGIQLGVGYLF; the protein is encoded by the coding sequence AATGCACTTTTACTTTGCTTTATCCTGCTAGCAGGTTTTTCTGTGACAGCTCAATCAGCTTTGGAAGTGAAAGGGTATTTTGGAGTTTCTGGAGTAAGAGCGGATCCCAAAGTTGATCTGGATGGTGCAAGTTCAGTCACTATCAGAAATTTTAAAGAAGTAGGAGTGCTTTTGTCGCAAGGAATTGGAGAGAAACTCTCCCTGACAGGAGGAGTGGATTATTCCTTTGCTGATGTGAAATACAATCCTAATTTCCCTCCCTGCATCAATTGCCTCTATGGCTATTCGCATAACCCCAATTTCCAGATGCTTTCCATTCCTATCTATGCAGAGTATGCTTTAGGAAAAGTTTTTTATGCGGCAGCAGGTCCCATCATAGATTTTCAACTTTCCGAAGACAATAATATTACAGATCAAAGTGGAATTGGTTATTTGGCTGGTTTGGGAGCTAAATGGAATACGGGAAAATTCTCATTCTCTATTTTTCCCAATTACAAAAGGCATAGTGTCATTCCATTTGAAAAAACAGGCAACTACAAACATATCTTGCAGGAATTGGGCATTCAGCTCGGTGTGGGATACCTATTCTAA